One Rhizobium sp. NRK18 genomic window carries:
- a CDS encoding ROK family transcriptional regulator encodes MVPNAADRPVARKISINAVMRTILQQGPQSRTSIAKITGLSKQTISEVVRDLENDAWLVPVGHIEAKAGRNALGYEINHRAAFAVGMDIGGTKIAAAVTDLAGNILSETVVPTDKRGGEHLVAQLETVVADLMTEAGAPRSKLSIAVLGTPGYQQPGTGHIAIAPNIPGLDSIDLRGLLSTRLGVPVEIENDVNLAACGEQWRGHGKEIDNFAFVAFGTGVGMGLIANGKLVRGARGGAGEIAYLPIGADPYDSRGFLLGTLESSIGSVAISERYQGFGGKAGSTVRDIFAALETGDQAAVAALEETGRIAASALAAIAAILDPELVVLGGSIGARQELMDVICRHLPRCTPLPLRLELSQFGSRAALMGAVGVATNRMHETLFGVEIQLPG; translated from the coding sequence ATGGTGCCAAACGCCGCTGATCGGCCCGTCGCCCGCAAGATTTCCATCAACGCGGTCATGCGCACCATCCTCCAGCAAGGTCCGCAGTCGAGGACGAGCATCGCCAAGATAACCGGGCTTTCGAAACAGACCATATCCGAAGTCGTCCGCGATCTCGAGAACGATGCATGGCTCGTCCCGGTCGGACATATCGAGGCCAAGGCCGGCCGCAATGCGCTGGGTTACGAGATCAACCATCGAGCAGCTTTCGCCGTCGGCATGGACATCGGCGGCACGAAAATCGCGGCGGCCGTGACGGATCTCGCCGGCAACATCCTCTCCGAAACGGTCGTGCCGACCGACAAGCGTGGCGGTGAACACCTCGTCGCACAGCTGGAGACCGTGGTTGCCGACCTCATGACGGAGGCCGGCGCACCGCGCTCAAAGCTCAGCATCGCCGTCCTCGGCACGCCGGGCTACCAGCAACCGGGAACCGGTCATATCGCGATCGCCCCGAATATTCCCGGTCTCGATTCCATCGATCTGCGTGGCCTTCTCTCCACAAGGCTAGGCGTGCCGGTCGAAATCGAGAACGACGTCAACCTTGCGGCCTGTGGCGAGCAGTGGCGGGGCCACGGCAAGGAGATCGACAACTTCGCCTTCGTGGCGTTCGGCACCGGCGTCGGAATGGGTCTGATCGCCAATGGCAAGCTGGTGCGCGGCGCGCGCGGCGGAGCGGGCGAGATCGCCTATTTGCCGATCGGCGCTGACCCTTACGATTCCCGCGGCTTCCTGCTCGGAACGCTGGAGAGCTCAATCGGCAGCGTTGCGATTTCCGAGCGCTATCAGGGCTTCGGCGGAAAGGCGGGAAGCACCGTTCGCGATATCTTCGCGGCACTCGAAACCGGCGATCAGGCGGCGGTCGCCGCGCTGGAGGAAACAGGGCGCATCGCCGCATCGGCACTTGCCGCCATCGCCGCGATCCTGGATCCCGAACTCGTCGTGCTCGGCGGCAGCATCGGCGCGCGGCAGGAACTGATGGACGTCATCTGCCGCCACCTGCCGCGCTGCACGCCACTGCCGCTGCGCCTGGAACTCAGCCAGTTCGGCAGCCGTGCGGCCTTGATGGGTGCCGTCGGCGTCGCCACCAATCGCATGCACGAGACCCTCTTCGGAGTGGAAATCCAGCTTCCCGGCTGA
- a CDS encoding bifunctional sugar phosphate isomerase/epimerase/4-hydroxyphenylpyruvate dioxygenase family protein, which translates to MKTSIATVSISGTLGEKLEAIAAAGFDGVEIFENDFLTFDASPRDVGNMVRDAGLEITLFQPFRDFEGMPEPQRSRAFDRAERKFDIMQELGTDLMLVCSNISPISLGGIDRAADDFRELGERAAKRGLRVGYEALAWGRHINDHRDAWEIVRRADHPNIGLILDSFHTLSRKIDVNSIRSIPGDRIFIVQLADAPLIDMDLLYWSRHFRNMPGEGDLPVVAFMRAVAATGYNGPLSLEIFNDQFRGGAPKLVSNDGHRSLIHLMDRVRREEPGIAIASKAMPDRAEVSGVEFIEFATSQREAQTLSKLLRMMGFRAFARHKSKAVTLFRQGAINLVVNTEHEGFAHSTFAVHGTSAYAMGLKVGDAAAALKRAQALDAVPFEQAVGPGELNIPAIRGTGEGLIYFIDDKSELARVWDIEFEPMQDENPPVDAALTRIDHVAQTMRSDELPSALLFYTSIFDLAKTPQVDIPDPSGLVRSQVVESSDGSLRITLNGAENRKTLAGHFMAESFGSAIQHLAFATDDIFATAEALAENGLQPLQIPRNYYDDVEARFGLEPALADRLRAHNILYDQDADGEYFQLYSPVFGEGFFFEIVERRGNYRGYGAPNAPFRIAAQKRHMKPEGIPTR; encoded by the coding sequence ATGAAGACTTCCATTGCAACCGTCTCGATCAGCGGCACACTGGGCGAAAAGCTGGAGGCGATTGCCGCCGCCGGTTTCGACGGTGTCGAGATCTTCGAAAACGACTTCCTCACCTTTGACGCCTCGCCGCGCGATGTCGGCAACATGGTCCGCGACGCCGGGCTTGAGATCACGCTGTTTCAGCCGTTCCGCGATTTCGAAGGCATGCCGGAGCCGCAGCGATCCCGCGCGTTCGACCGCGCCGAACGCAAGTTCGACATCATGCAGGAACTCGGCACCGACCTGATGCTCGTCTGCTCCAACATCTCCCCGATCTCGCTCGGCGGCATCGATCGCGCGGCCGACGATTTTCGTGAGCTCGGCGAGCGCGCGGCAAAGCGTGGACTGCGCGTCGGCTACGAGGCACTCGCCTGGGGCCGACACATCAATGACCACCGCGACGCCTGGGAAATCGTTCGCCGTGCCGACCACCCGAATATCGGCCTCATCCTCGACTCCTTCCATACGCTCTCCCGAAAGATCGACGTCAATTCGATCCGCTCCATCCCCGGCGACCGCATTTTCATCGTCCAGCTCGCCGACGCGCCGCTGATCGACATGGATCTGCTCTACTGGAGCCGGCATTTCCGCAACATGCCGGGCGAAGGCGATCTGCCGGTCGTCGCCTTCATGCGCGCCGTTGCAGCAACGGGCTATAACGGTCCCCTGTCCCTGGAAATCTTCAACGACCAGTTCCGCGGCGGCGCTCCGAAACTGGTTTCCAATGACGGCCACCGGTCTCTGATCCACCTGATGGACAGGGTCAGGAGGGAAGAGCCGGGAATTGCGATCGCGTCGAAGGCGATGCCGGACAGGGCGGAGGTGAGCGGGGTCGAGTTCATCGAATTCGCAACCAGCCAACGGGAAGCGCAGACGCTTTCGAAACTCCTGCGGATGATGGGCTTCCGTGCTTTCGCTCGCCACAAGTCCAAGGCCGTCACCCTGTTCCGCCAGGGCGCCATCAATCTCGTGGTCAACACCGAGCACGAGGGCTTTGCCCATTCCACCTTTGCCGTCCACGGCACATCGGCCTACGCGATGGGCCTGAAGGTGGGAGATGCTGCGGCCGCGCTGAAGCGCGCCCAGGCGCTCGATGCCGTCCCCTTTGAGCAGGCCGTCGGGCCCGGCGAGTTGAACATTCCGGCCATCCGCGGCACCGGCGAGGGACTGATCTACTTCATCGACGACAAGAGCGAACTCGCTCGGGTCTGGGACATCGAGTTCGAACCGATGCAGGACGAAAACCCGCCGGTCGACGCCGCCCTCACCCGCATCGACCATGTGGCGCAGACGATGCGCTCGGACGAACTGCCTTCGGCGTTGCTGTTCTACACGTCGATTTTCGACCTCGCCAAGACCCCGCAGGTCGACATACCCGACCCGAGTGGGCTGGTCCGCAGCCAGGTCGTCGAAAGCAGCGACGGCAGCCTGCGTATCACGCTCAACGGCGCCGAGAACCGCAAGACACTCGCCGGCCACTTCATGGCCGAAAGCTTCGGCTCCGCCATCCAGCATCTGGCCTTTGCAACGGACGATATTTTCGCGACGGCCGAGGCGCTGGCCGAAAACGGCCTGCAACCCCTGCAAATCCCGCGCAATTACTATGACGATGTCGAGGCCCGCTTCGGCCTGGAGCCGGCGCTTGCCGATCGTCTGCGCGCCCACAACATTCTCTATGATCAGGATGCGGACGGCGAGTATTTCCAGCTCTACAGCCCGGTGTTCGGCGAAGGCTTCTTCTTCGAGATCGTCGAGCGCCGAGGGAATTATCGCGGCTATGGTGCGCCGAACGCACCCTTCCGCATCGCCGCCCAGAAGCGGCACATGAAGCCGGAAGGCATTCCCACCCGCTGA
- a CDS encoding extracellular solute-binding protein: MSTATTTAAAVMILSASHAAVAADLPVWDDYTYEGQSAVMETLNKNFEAAHPDVKVIRTQRTFDDLALTLKLAVSAGDGPMVTKVNQGAGDMGAMVKEGLLQPVDDYISKYGWDKRQSDSLLARDRWSDTGQFGEGKTYGISGLGEMVGLFYNEKLLKDAGVELPLKNFADFEAALDKLKAKGTTPITMGTAKQHLALHLIAAISQAQIDSKNRKELDDLIYGRGGSFNTPGNLEAAKLVQHWAKDGYFTDGYQGISGDDAVQLFIAGQSAFLVSGTWYFGDMKANPDIHFMPIPAPEGVEHPLTVGGVDLAWAITSIAKTKEEQDTAGAYIDYMVSPEAAVEWAKAGYFPSTALPEGTSIDMSPLLSEGISMWKTLNAADAIGHYPDWASPTMLKTYDDNTPLLLADTETPEQFVEALDKDYQGYLASKK; the protein is encoded by the coding sequence ATGTCCACGGCGACCACGACGGCTGCTGCGGTCATGATCCTCTCGGCGTCGCACGCTGCCGTTGCAGCCGACCTGCCGGTATGGGACGACTACACCTATGAGGGCCAGAGCGCCGTCATGGAAACGCTGAACAAGAACTTCGAAGCGGCTCATCCGGACGTCAAGGTCATTCGCACCCAGCGCACGTTCGACGATCTGGCGCTGACCCTGAAGCTCGCCGTTTCGGCCGGTGACGGCCCGATGGTGACCAAGGTCAACCAGGGCGCCGGCGACATGGGCGCCATGGTCAAGGAAGGCCTGCTGCAGCCGGTTGACGACTACATTTCCAAGTACGGCTGGGACAAGCGCCAATCGGACAGCCTTCTGGCACGTGACCGCTGGTCCGACACCGGACAGTTCGGCGAAGGCAAGACCTACGGCATCTCCGGCCTCGGCGAAATGGTCGGCCTGTTCTACAACGAGAAGCTTCTGAAGGACGCCGGCGTCGAACTGCCGCTGAAGAACTTCGCCGACTTCGAAGCCGCCCTCGACAAGCTCAAGGCCAAGGGCACGACGCCGATCACCATGGGCACCGCCAAGCAGCACCTCGCCCTGCACCTGATCGCCGCCATCAGCCAGGCGCAGATCGACTCGAAGAACCGCAAGGAACTCGACGACCTGATCTACGGCCGCGGCGGCAGCTTCAACACGCCCGGCAACCTCGAAGCCGCCAAGCTCGTCCAGCATTGGGCGAAGGACGGCTATTTCACGGACGGTTACCAGGGTATTTCCGGCGACGACGCCGTGCAGCTCTTCATCGCCGGCCAGTCCGCCTTCCTCGTGTCGGGTACCTGGTACTTCGGCGACATGAAGGCCAATCCGGACATTCACTTCATGCCGATCCCGGCTCCGGAAGGCGTCGAGCATCCGCTGACCGTCGGCGGTGTCGACCTTGCCTGGGCAATCACCAGCATCGCCAAGACCAAGGAAGAGCAGGACACGGCCGGCGCCTACATCGACTACATGGTTTCGCCTGAAGCCGCCGTCGAATGGGCCAAGGCCGGCTACTTCCCGTCGACCGCACTGCCGGAAGGCACGAGCATCGACATGTCGCCGCTGCTCAGCGAAGGCATTTCCATGTGGAAGACGCTGAACGCTGCCGACGCCATCGGTCACTATCCGGACTGGGCAAGCCCGACCATGCTGAAGACCTATGACGACAACACCCCGCTGCTTCTCGCCGACACCGAGACGCCGGAGCAGTTCGTCGAGGCTCTCGACAAGGACTACCAGGGCTATCTGGCGAGCAAGAAGTAA
- a CDS encoding GNAT family N-acetyltransferase — translation MTEKTSALSIRRATEADMDALYEICLKTADSGSDASALYSNPKLPGYIWAAPYGKFEPDFTFLLDDGEKAIGYVIGTPDTAAFSARLAAEWWPDIRKIVAGMQPSAPLDAGALERIANPDRPLADLHAEYPAHLHINILPGAQSSGWGRRLIETQLEALKAHGAAGIHLGVSPTNEKAKGFYRHLGFEDISRDGHVIFGMKFRA, via the coding sequence ATGACCGAGAAGACCTCCGCGCTTTCCATCCGCCGCGCGACGGAAGCAGACATGGACGCGCTGTACGAGATCTGCCTGAAAACCGCCGACAGTGGCTCGGATGCAAGCGCCCTTTACAGCAACCCCAAACTGCCAGGCTACATCTGGGCCGCGCCCTACGGCAAGTTCGAGCCGGATTTCACCTTCCTGCTCGACGACGGCGAAAAGGCGATCGGCTATGTGATCGGCACACCCGACACGGCGGCGTTCAGCGCCCGTCTTGCAGCCGAGTGGTGGCCTGACATCCGCAAGATCGTTGCCGGCATGCAGCCGTCCGCACCGCTCGACGCCGGTGCGCTGGAGCGCATCGCCAATCCGGATCGCCCGCTTGCCGACCTGCATGCAGAATATCCCGCGCATCTGCACATCAACATCCTGCCCGGCGCGCAGTCGTCCGGCTGGGGGCGACGTCTGATCGAGACGCAACTGGAGGCGCTGAAGGCGCATGGTGCGGCCGGTATCCATCTTGGCGTCAGCCCCACCAACGAAAAGGCGAAGGGCTTCTACCGCCACCTCGGCTTCGAAGACATCAGCCGTGACGGCCACGTCATCTTCGGCATGAAATTCAGGGCCTGA